A genome region from Candidatus Methanoperedens sp. includes the following:
- a CDS encoding nucleoside 2-deoxyribosyltransferase, with product MYIMKTVYLAAPLFSEAECDFNRKLRDELISAGFNVFLPQEDSNNVKGMLDRQKIIFNKNLKGIENSDIIVAVIDGADVDSGTAWEIGFAFAKAKPVLGLRTDFRTLGIEGTVNLMIEQSVVLCMSVPELLNHLKSRFR from the coding sequence ATATATATTATGAAAACTGTTTATCTTGCAGCCCCACTTTTTTCTGAAGCTGAGTGTGATTTTAACCGCAAGCTCAGGGATGAGTTAATAAGCGCCGGCTTTAATGTGTTCCTGCCGCAAGAGGATTCCAACAATGTAAAAGGTATGTTGGACCGGCAGAAAATAATTTTCAATAAGAACCTGAAGGGGATTGAGAATTCGGATATAATCGTTGCAGTTATAGATGGAGCTGATGTTGATTCGGGAACAGCATGGGAAATAGGTTTTGCTTTTGCAAAAGCTAAACCCGTTCTTGGCCTCAGGACTGATTTCAGGACGCTGGGCATCGAGGGAACTGTGAATCTCATGATAGAGCAGTCTGTGGTTCTTTGCATGAGTGTCCCGGAGTTATTAAATCATTTGAAATCGAGATTCAGATAA